Proteins from one Strix aluco isolate bStrAlu1 chromosome 10, bStrAlu1.hap1, whole genome shotgun sequence genomic window:
- the CITED1 gene encoding LOW QUALITY PROTEIN: cbp/p300-interacting transactivator 1 (The sequence of the model RefSeq protein was modified relative to this genomic sequence to represent the inferred CDS: deleted 1 base in 1 codon): MGRTWRHPAWKGGHGCPAGGDRQNRHRPEGRPAPSQPAPSARRPRSASPFPAARPHRGRYKSGGCGGCPGRAGSGAERGAGPPSSRRFPARGTKDREVAATLRYPTGAGELPAAAGEAPPAPAVPLALQAGPHLLASMHLQKLNSQHRAAGGARRPQEPGSPPRWALGTQPRGAGSRPPPAAAPGVIDSDPVDEEVLRALVLELGLDRADELPELWLGHHEFDFPADLPAGC, from the exons ATGGGGAGGACCTGGAGGCACCCAGCCTGGAAGGGGGGGCACGGGTGTCCGGCCGGGGGGGACAGGCAGAACCGGCACCGC CCCGAGGGCCGTCCCGCCCCGTCCCAGCCCGCCCCGTCTGCtcgccggccccgctccgcttCGCCTTTCCCCGCGGCCCGGCCGCACCGGGGCCGCTATAAATCCGGCGGCTGCGGCGGCTGCCCGGGCCGTGCGGGGAGCGGAGCcgagcggggagcggggccgcccag CTCCCGCCGGTTCCCCGCCCGGGGCACGAAGGACCGCGAGGTGGCGGCGACCCTGCGCTACCCCACCGGGGCCGGGGAGCTGCCGGCCGCCGCGGGGGAGGCTCCGCCGGCCCCCGCCGTGCCCTTGGCCCTGCAGGCGGGCCCCCACCTCCTGGCCAGTATGCACCTCCAGAAGCTCAACAGCCAGCACCGCGCCGCGGGGGGAGCCCGGCGCCCGCAGGAGCCCGGCTCGCCGCCCCGCTGGGCCCTGGGGACGCAgccgcggggcgcggggagccgcccccccccggccgccgcccccggcgTCATCGACTCGGACCCGGTGGACGAGGAGGTGCTCAGGGCgctggtgctggagctgggcCTCGACAGGGCGGACGAGCTGCCGGAGCTCTGGCTCGGCCACCACGAGTTCGACTTCCCCGCGGACCTGCCGGCCGGCTGCTGA
- the RPS4X gene encoding small ribosomal subunit protein eS4, X isoform yields the protein CPVQGWGGVARGSISAGDPVGSGPGWEEGLPPAAPVLFPALRWCQGRRLRGVSPADGISVPPAPRCGSDAAGTPQGPPGAGPLHSAAWWGAGCPGDPSTPGEHASLTGEPSRGPLAPELPWGAGAQAWSRVRGAAWDPGSTSGGAVSERRAVARHACPPHLPGSAPRAVGVPAWGGGGDVPLPTPPHPLPNLRGTTLGALPQHRRPPHDPTPCPLVTDTAARCQSGVSPSPPRLAGGGFPETLLPHLPWAAPSLSRVGAHTPPRLPWHRAALDLRADRGRPTARPPLPPDIRGSPEAAALSRRSAAMARGPKKHLKRVAAPKHWMLDKLTGVFAPRPSTGPHKLRECLPLIIFLRNRLKYALTGDEVKKICMQRFIKIDGKVRTDITYPAGFMDVISIEKTGEHFRLVYDTKGRFAVHRITAEEAKYKLCKVRKIFVGTKGIPHLVTHDARTIRYPDPLIKVNDTVQIDLETGKITDFIKFDTGNLCMVTGGANLGRIGVITNRERHPGSFDVVHVKDANGNSFATRLSNIFVIGKGNKPWISLPRGKGIRLTIAEERDKRLAAKQSSG from the exons TGTCCAGttcagggttgggggggggtagCAAGGGGGTCCATCTCCGCGGGGGACCCCGTGGGAAGCGGCCCGGGGTGGGAGGAGGGTCTGCCCCCCGCAGCGCCCGTCCTCTTCCCGGCTTTACGGTGGTGCCAGGGGCGCCGTCTGCGCGGTGTCAGCCCCGCGGATGGGATCTCTGTCCCGCCTGCGCCCCGCTGCGGGAGCGATGCTGCGGGGACCCCCCAAGGACCACCTGGTGCGGGGCCGCTCCACTCGGCTGCCTGGTGGGGCGCGGGGTGCCCCGGGGACCCCAGTACCCCGGGGGAACACGCCAGCCTCACCGGGGAGCCCAGCCGAGGGCCGCTGGCCCCCGAGCTGCCTTGGGGAGCGGGCGCTCAGGCCTGGAGCCGAGTTCGGGGGGCTGCGTGGGATCCCGGCTCCACCTCGGGAGGGGCCGTGAGCGAGAGGAGGGCGGTGGCCCGGCACGCGTGTCCCCCTCACCTCCCCGGCTCGGCTCCCAGGGCAGTCGGGGTACCcgcctgggggggtgggggggatgtgcCGCTGCCGACACCCCCACACCCTCTCCCAAACCTCAGGGGCACAACGTTGGGGGCTCTGCCACAGCACCGGCGACCTCCCCACGACCCCACCCCGTGCCCCCTCGTCACGGACACAGCCGCCCGCTGCCAGAGCGGGgtgtccccttcccctccccgcctcgCTGGTGGGGGCTTCCCAGAAACCCTCCTCCCTCACCTCCCGTGGGCAGCACCGAGCCTGTCCCGCGTGGGGGCGCACACCCCCCCGCGACTGCCCTGGCACCGGGCGGCGCTGGACCTCCGGGCCGACAGGGGGCGCCCCAcggcgcggccgccgctcccgccggATATCCGCGGCAGCCCGGAAGCGGCGGCCCTTTCCCGGCGCAGCGCAGCCATG GCCCGCGGCCCCAAGAAGCACCTGAAGCGCGTGGCTGCGCCCAAGCACTGGATGCTGGACAAGCTGACGGGCGTCTTC GCACCCCGTCCATCGACAGGCCCTCACAAGCTGAGGGAGTGCCTTCCGCTCATCATCTTCCTGCGGAACAGGCTGAAGTATGCCCTGACAGGAGACGAGGTCAAGAAGATCTGCATGCAGCGGTTCATCAAGATAGATGGCAAAGTCCGCACAGACATCACCTACCCTGCAGGCTTCATGG ATGTCATCAGCATCGAGAAGACAGGCGAGCATTTCCGCTTGGTGTACGATACCAAGGGCCGGTTTGCTGTTCACCGCATCACAGCTGAAGAGGCCAAG TACAAGCTGTGCAAGGTGAGGAAGATCTTCGTGGGCACCAAAGGAATCCCTCATCTGGTCACCCATGATGCCCGCACCATCCGCTATCCGGACCCACTCATCAAGGTGAATGATACAGTCCAGATTGACCTGGAGACAGGCAAGATCACAGACTTCATCAAGTTCGACACAG GTAACCTGTGCATGGTGACCGGCGGTGCCAACTTGGGCCGTATTGGGGTGATCACCAACCGGGAGAGACACCCTGGGTCATTCGATGTTGTTCATGTGAAGGATGCCAATGGCAATAGCTTTGCCACCAGGCTCTCCAACATCTTCGTTATTGGCAAA GGCAACAAGCCGTGGATCTCCCTGCCCCGTGGGAAGGGCATCCGCCTCACCATTGCTGAAGAGAGAGACAAGAGATTGGCAGCCAAGCAGAGCAGCGGGTGA